A genomic region of Streptomyces sp. NBC_00247 contains the following coding sequences:
- a CDS encoding glycoside hydrolase family 6 protein, which translates to MYRSRTALLAAAALVAAAGTAAGPFSASAAAAPACSVDYKIQSQWNGGLTAAVTVTNNSAAAPSWQLEWTFAGSEQVSQGWNATVTQSGSAVTAKNLTYNGALATGASASFGFNASGNGNSAVPSTFKLNGVTCDAGAVDPTDPTDPTDPTDPADPGTPAGSLVDNPYAGAKVYVNPEWSAKAAAEPGGSRVADQPTGVWLDRIAAIEGAGGSMGLRDHLDAALAQKGSGEMVVQLVIYDLPGRDCAALASNGELGPDDLPRYKSEYIDPIAAILKDSKYASLRIVTTVEIDSLPNLVTNTSGRATATANCDVMKANGNYVKGVGYALNKLGDAPNVYNYIDAGHHGWIGWDDNFGPSADTFLAAATAEGATPADVHGFITNTANYSALKEPFFTIDSSVNGTSVRQSKWVDWNRYTDELSFAQGFRNKLVSVGFDSKIGMLIDTSRNGWGGTARPTAAGSTTSVDTYVDGGRVDRRIHMGNWCNQSGAGLGERPTASPEPGIDAYVWMKPPGESDGSSSAIANDEGKGFDRMCDPTYTGNARNGNSLSGALPNAPISGQWFSAQFQELMKNAYPAL; encoded by the coding sequence ATGTATCGGTCACGGACCGCGCTTCTCGCGGCGGCAGCCCTCGTGGCCGCCGCCGGGACCGCCGCCGGGCCCTTCTCCGCCTCGGCTGCCGCCGCCCCGGCGTGTTCCGTGGACTACAAGATCCAGAGCCAGTGGAACGGTGGCCTCACCGCCGCGGTGACCGTGACCAACAACAGCGCCGCCGCCCCCTCCTGGCAGCTGGAGTGGACCTTCGCCGGCTCCGAGCAGGTCAGCCAGGGCTGGAACGCCACGGTGACCCAGAGCGGGTCCGCCGTGACCGCGAAGAACCTTACGTACAACGGGGCGCTGGCGACCGGAGCTTCGGCCTCCTTCGGCTTCAACGCGTCGGGCAACGGCAACAGCGCGGTGCCCTCGACGTTCAAGCTGAACGGCGTCACCTGCGACGCCGGGGCGGTCGACCCGACCGATCCGACGGACCCGACCGACCCCACGGACCCGGCCGACCCGGGCACCCCCGCGGGCTCCCTCGTGGACAACCCGTACGCCGGCGCCAAGGTCTACGTGAACCCGGAGTGGTCGGCGAAGGCAGCGGCCGAGCCGGGCGGCAGCCGTGTCGCCGACCAGCCCACCGGTGTGTGGCTCGACCGCATCGCCGCGATCGAGGGCGCGGGCGGCTCCATGGGCCTGCGCGACCACCTCGACGCCGCGCTCGCCCAGAAGGGCAGCGGCGAGATGGTCGTCCAGCTCGTGATCTACGACCTCCCCGGCCGCGACTGCGCCGCGCTCGCCTCCAACGGTGAGCTCGGCCCGGACGACCTGCCCCGCTACAAGTCCGAGTACATCGACCCGATCGCGGCGATCCTGAAGGACTCGAAGTACGCGAGCCTGCGCATCGTCACCACGGTCGAGATCGACTCCCTGCCCAACCTGGTCACCAACACCTCGGGCCGCGCCACCGCCACGGCCAACTGTGACGTGATGAAGGCCAACGGCAACTACGTGAAGGGCGTCGGCTACGCCCTGAACAAGCTCGGCGACGCGCCCAACGTCTACAACTACATCGATGCCGGCCACCACGGATGGATCGGCTGGGACGACAACTTCGGCCCCTCCGCCGACACCTTCCTGGCCGCCGCGACCGCGGAGGGTGCCACGCCCGCCGACGTCCATGGCTTCATCACCAACACGGCCAACTACAGCGCTCTGAAGGAGCCGTTCTTCACCATCGACAGCTCGGTGAACGGCACCTCCGTCCGCCAGTCGAAGTGGGTCGACTGGAACCGCTACACGGACGAGCTGTCCTTCGCCCAGGGCTTCCGGAACAAGCTGGTCTCGGTCGGTTTCGACTCGAAGATCGGCATGCTGATCGACACCTCCCGCAACGGCTGGGGCGGCACGGCCCGTCCGACCGCCGCGGGCAGCACCACGAGCGTGGACACCTACGTCGACGGTGGACGCGTCGACCGCCGCATCCACATGGGCAACTGGTGCAACCAGTCCGGCGCCGGTCTCGGCGAGCGGCCGACGGCCTCGCCGGAGCCGGGCATCGACGCGTACGTCTGGATGAAGCCCCCGGGGGAGTCCGACGGTTCCAGCTCGGCCATCGCGAACGACGAGGGCAAGGGCTTCGACCGGATGTGCGACCCGACCTACACGGGCAACGCCCGCAACGGCAACAGCCTCTCCGGCGCGCTGCCGAACGCCCCGATCTCCGGACAGTGGTTCTCCGCCCAGTTCCAGGAGCTCATGAAGAACGCCTACCCGGCGCTCTGA
- a CDS encoding glycoside hydrolase family 48 protein, with translation MPSGHARSTWASTRPGSPGKSGARSHRLRTALATLLLLPSGDDGRGRNAGAGGLRPACVSTVPPVRRRPARTLAAWSVSPRYIQYRGGPPPCDRRHRPRRHGPGRLNPHAPAGGEPAAHEQGERHLVPGGRGRRPFDVPGGPGRRPLDAARGQCQGDAGIRVPETRAGPNRFDHPVQAPCGRTGTMPNGETAEDRSTLLALRSPRTDDRERLKARAHPDGGAAPVFTHHRARSGIALAQGACSDLLR, from the coding sequence ATGCCATCGGGACACGCACGAAGTACGTGGGCATCGACACGACCCGGCAGCCCCGGGAAAAGCGGAGCGCGCTCGCACCGGTTGCGGACCGCCCTCGCGACGCTACTTCTTCTCCCCTCGGGGGACGACGGCCGTGGCCGGAACGCAGGCGCGGGCGGCCTCCGTCCAGCGTGTGTTTCGACTGTCCCGCCCGTCCGGCGACGCCCGGCACGCACCCTCGCCGCGTGGTCGGTATCACCCCGGTACATCCAGTATCGGGGCGGCCCTCCGCCTTGCGATCGCAGGCACCGACCGCGGCGCCACGGCCCTGGACGGCTGAACCCTCACGCACCGGCAGGCGGGGAGCCGGCGGCTCACGAACAAGGGGAACGGCACCTGGTCCCGGGCGGGCGAGGCCGTCGGCCCTTCGACGTCCCGGGCGGACCAGGCCGTCGGCCCCTCGATGCCGCAAGGGGCCAGTGCCAGGGCGACGCCGGCATTAGGGTGCCGGAGACCCGCGCCGGCCCCAACCGCTTCGACCACCCGGTCCAGGCCCCCTGCGGCCGGACCGGCACGATGCCGAACGGTGAGACCGCCGAGGACAGGTCCACCTTGCTGGCGCTCCGTTCCCCTCGCACGGACGACCGGGAGCGGCTGAAGGCGCGGGCCCACCCGGACGGCGGGGCCGCTCCGGTCTTCACCCACCACCGGGCCCGGTCCGGCATCGCACTCGCCCAGGGAGCGTGTTCCGACCTCCTGAGGTGA
- a CDS encoding DUF4389 domain-containing protein, with protein sequence MADGRWSPGHVSPEVAEFQPALDVVEPARQRRLTVLLRFLLLLPHFVVLFFLCVVAAVMVVVGWFSALVLGRLPDPVFRFLAGRLGYQTRVLANEMLLVDRYPPFSFRAPGDYPVRVEVRPTGLNRLAVLFRLLLMIPALVVQALAVTGWFTLSFVWWLVTLILGRMPKPLFEATAATLRHQMRFEAYVSMLTPAYPKGLFGDDGLEAVPYGNGSATRPLIMSRAGGTFVVLFLVLGLASSVTWSTVPHDDEPPGTYRLHR encoded by the coding sequence ATGGCCGACGGCCGGTGGAGCCCGGGCCACGTCTCACCCGAGGTGGCGGAGTTCCAGCCCGCCCTGGACGTCGTGGAGCCCGCGCGCCAGCGCCGGCTCACCGTACTGCTCCGGTTCCTGCTGCTCCTGCCGCACTTCGTCGTCCTCTTCTTCCTCTGCGTCGTGGCAGCCGTCATGGTCGTCGTCGGCTGGTTCTCCGCGCTCGTCCTCGGCCGTCTGCCCGATCCCGTCTTCCGCTTCCTCGCCGGACGGCTCGGCTACCAGACGCGTGTCCTCGCCAACGAGATGCTGCTGGTGGACCGTTATCCGCCCTTCTCGTTCCGGGCGCCGGGGGACTACCCCGTACGCGTCGAGGTGCGCCCCACCGGGCTCAACCGGCTCGCCGTCCTCTTCCGGCTGCTCCTGATGATCCCCGCGCTCGTCGTCCAAGCCCTGGCCGTCACCGGCTGGTTCACCCTCTCCTTCGTCTGGTGGCTCGTCACCCTGATCCTCGGCCGGATGCCGAAACCCCTGTTCGAGGCCACGGCCGCCACCCTGCGCCACCAGATGCGGTTCGAGGCCTACGTGTCGATGCTCACTCCCGCCTACCCCAAGGGCCTTTTCGGCGACGACGGTCTGGAGGCCGTCCCGTACGGCAACGGCTCCGCGACCCGCCCGCTGATCATGAGCCGGGCGGGCGGGACGTTCGTCGTCCTCTTCCTCGTGCTCGGCCTCGCGAGCAGCGTCACCTGGTCCACTGTCCCCCACGACGACGAGCCCCCCGGCACCTACCGGCTGCACCGGTGA
- a CDS encoding DinB family protein, which yields MTWIAPEPEPTPDALNSPERETLTSFLHSYRGGLLRKCAGLTGEQLARRTTEPSNLSLLGLVRHMAKVERTWFRERFAGQGLPPMYDPAKGKDADFEDLVPERAEEDYARLLEEVRLADEVIAAASLDDTFVHRGETYSLRLVHVHLIAEYARHAGHADLLRERLDGVTGD from the coding sequence ATGACATGGATCGCCCCTGAACCGGAACCCACCCCCGACGCCCTGAACTCCCCGGAGCGCGAGACCCTGACCTCGTTCCTTCACTCCTACCGCGGCGGCCTGTTGCGCAAGTGCGCCGGGCTGACCGGCGAGCAACTGGCACGGCGGACCACCGAACCCTCCAACCTCAGCCTGCTCGGTCTCGTACGGCACATGGCCAAGGTCGAACGGACCTGGTTCCGCGAGCGGTTCGCCGGCCAGGGCCTGCCCCCGATGTACGATCCGGCCAAGGGCAAGGACGCGGACTTCGAGGACCTCGTCCCCGAGCGCGCCGAGGAAGACTACGCACGGCTGCTGGAGGAGGTCCGGCTGGCGGACGAGGTCATCGCCGCCGCTTCGCTCGACGACACCTTCGTCCATCGGGGGGAGACGTACTCTCTTCGGCTGGTCCACGTCCACCTCATTGCCGAGTACGCCCGCCACGCCGGCCACGCCGACCTGCTGCGGGAGCGGCTTGACGGTGTGACCGGCGACTGA
- a CDS encoding DUF4230 domain-containing protein, whose product MTSTGTEPDSSERRGDGPAARPAAKKRGWAKALGICAVALVLLFAGTRLSLIPGLGDIFGERTNDRSGPAVLKSIQDMSAYEAASGNFQVVVDLEKDAKFLPDAIRGTRTLYVGAGTVGASVDLGKVAKDGVVVDEDRTEATLTLPHAVLGKPALDPDRSYSVSKQRGLLDRLGDFFSDNPGSEQAVNKLAAQHIGEAAKESGLTARAEKNTANMLKGLLTSLGFTKVTVTFAAPAGS is encoded by the coding sequence ATGACGTCCACCGGTACGGAACCAGACAGCTCCGAGCGGCGCGGCGACGGGCCCGCCGCCCGCCCGGCCGCGAAGAAGCGGGGATGGGCCAAGGCCCTCGGCATCTGCGCCGTGGCCCTGGTCCTCCTCTTCGCCGGCACCCGCCTCAGCCTCATTCCGGGTCTGGGCGACATCTTCGGCGAGCGCACCAACGACCGCTCGGGCCCCGCCGTGCTCAAGTCGATCCAGGACATGAGCGCGTACGAGGCGGCCTCCGGCAACTTCCAGGTCGTCGTCGACCTGGAGAAGGACGCCAAGTTCCTCCCGGACGCGATCCGGGGGACGCGCACCCTGTACGTGGGCGCGGGCACCGTCGGCGCCTCCGTCGACCTCGGCAAGGTCGCGAAGGACGGGGTCGTCGTCGACGAGGACCGTACGGAGGCCACGCTCACCCTGCCGCACGCGGTCCTCGGCAAGCCCGCCCTCGACCCGGACCGCTCCTACTCGGTCTCCAAGCAACGCGGTCTGCTGGACCGCCTGGGCGACTTCTTCTCCGACAACCCCGGCAGTGAGCAGGCGGTCAACAAGCTCGCCGCCCAGCACATCGGTGAGGCGGCGAAGGAGAGCGGCCTCACCGCACGGGCCGAGAAGAACACCGCGAACATGCTCAAGGGCCTGCTCACCTCACTCGGGTTCACGAAGGTCACCGTGACCTTCGCCGCTCCCGCAGGTTCCTGA
- a CDS encoding mycothiol transferase encodes MNTSDLLTDAFGRVREAVHAAAEGLSAGELNARTDGGANSIAWLVWHLTRVQDDHVADASGREQVWYTDGWADRFGLPFDRAATGYGHTSEEVGAVRVASADLLLGYHDAVHERTLAFVGGLTGKALDRIVDEAWSPPVTLGVRLVSVVADDLQHAGQAAFVRGALGRR; translated from the coding sequence ATGAACACATCCGATCTGCTGACCGACGCTTTCGGCCGGGTACGGGAAGCGGTGCACGCGGCGGCCGAAGGGCTCTCCGCCGGTGAGCTCAACGCCCGGACCGACGGCGGGGCCAACTCCATCGCCTGGCTCGTGTGGCACCTGACCCGGGTCCAGGACGACCATGTCGCGGACGCTTCGGGAAGAGAGCAGGTCTGGTACACCGACGGCTGGGCCGACCGGTTCGGCCTCCCTTTCGACCGTGCCGCGACCGGTTACGGGCATACCAGCGAGGAAGTCGGCGCCGTGCGGGTCGCCTCCGCCGATCTGCTGCTCGGCTACCACGACGCCGTCCACGAACGGACCCTGGCCTTCGTCGGCGGACTCACCGGCAAGGCGCTGGACCGCATCGTCGACGAGGCATGGTCCCCGCCGGTGACCCTCGGCGTCCGGCTCGTCAGTGTGGTGGCCGACGACCTCCAGCACGCCGGCCAGGCTGCCTTCGTGCGTGGGGCGCTCGGGCGGAGGTGA
- the lepB gene encoding signal peptidase I, protein MTGADVLQRKPRRRAVPKKQRPLWVEIPLLVAVALCLALLVKTFLVQAFSIPSESMQNTLQKGDRVLVDKLTPWFGSEPERGEVVVFHDPDGWLTGVAAQEPNVVQQALTFVGLMPSAQEKDLIKRVIGVGGDTVECSGTGPLRLNGKALVEPYVYPGNTACSPGGDGEFKVTVPEGKIWVMGDHRQASADSRYHQHDKNGGMVPEDEVVGRAVVVAWPLGRWATLPVPATFDQPGIE, encoded by the coding sequence ATGACAGGGGCGGACGTCTTGCAAAGGAAGCCGAGAAGGCGGGCCGTGCCGAAGAAGCAGCGCCCTCTGTGGGTGGAGATCCCGCTGCTGGTCGCCGTGGCACTCTGCCTCGCCCTGCTCGTCAAGACGTTCCTGGTCCAGGCGTTCTCCATCCCCTCCGAATCCATGCAGAACACCCTGCAGAAGGGCGACCGGGTTCTCGTCGACAAGCTCACTCCCTGGTTCGGCTCGGAGCCCGAGCGCGGGGAGGTCGTGGTCTTCCACGACCCCGACGGCTGGCTCACGGGCGTCGCGGCCCAGGAGCCCAACGTCGTGCAGCAAGCGCTGACCTTCGTGGGGCTGATGCCCTCGGCCCAGGAGAAGGATCTGATCAAGCGGGTGATCGGAGTCGGCGGAGACACCGTCGAGTGCTCCGGGACCGGCCCGCTCCGGCTCAACGGGAAGGCACTCGTCGAGCCGTACGTCTATCCGGGCAACACCGCGTGCAGCCCGGGCGGAGACGGCGAGTTCAAGGTGACCGTCCCCGAAGGGAAGATCTGGGTGATGGGCGACCACCGCCAGGCTTCCGCCGACTCCCGCTACCACCAGCACGACAAGAACGGCGGCATGGTCCCCGAGGACGAGGTGGTCGGTCGGGCTGTCGTGGTCGCCTGGCCGCTGGGCCGTTGGGCGACCCTGCCGGTGCCGGCGACCTTCGACCAGCCGGGCATCGAGTGA
- a CDS encoding protein-tyrosine phosphatase family protein: MSDTWDAAAPGVLRLPSGRLVRGRGLRRPLPAGPVPQFSVRLLGREPEPVAWESRWLRWPDFRLPADRAAARRLLDEVWTRAATERVEVACAGGRGRTGTALACLAVLDGVLPRDAVAFVREHYHPGAVETPWQRRYVLRFGGCG; the protein is encoded by the coding sequence ATGAGCGATACGTGGGACGCGGCCGCCCCGGGGGTTCTTCGTCTGCCCTCGGGGCGCCTCGTCCGGGGCCGCGGCCTGCGTCGGCCGCTGCCCGCGGGGCCGGTGCCCCAGTTCTCCGTACGTCTGCTGGGCCGTGAGCCCGAGCCGGTGGCGTGGGAGTCACGATGGTTGCGCTGGCCCGACTTCCGGCTCCCGGCCGACCGCGCGGCGGCCCGCCGACTGCTGGACGAGGTGTGGACCAGGGCCGCCACCGAACGGGTCGAGGTGGCCTGCGCGGGTGGCCGGGGGCGTACGGGGACGGCCTTGGCGTGCCTGGCGGTGCTGGACGGAGTGCTCCCGCGCGACGCCGTCGCCTTCGTCCGGGAGCACTACCACCCTGGAGCGGTGGAGACTCCGTGGCAGCGGCGTTACGTACTGCGCTTCGGCGGCTGCGGGTAA
- a CDS encoding DUF6296 family protein: MDYPERFELIFQTLGAEDDVVVVRMTGRAGAGGHPVYEDETGIVRAEISARGEVRMLASGGHQVPGAPLLARPLEGPEAPAGE; encoded by the coding sequence ATGGACTATCCGGAACGTTTCGAACTCATCTTCCAGACGCTCGGTGCGGAGGACGATGTCGTCGTCGTCCGGATGACCGGGCGCGCCGGGGCAGGGGGGCATCCCGTGTACGAGGACGAGACCGGCATCGTCCGCGCCGAGATCAGTGCCAGGGGCGAGGTGCGGATGCTGGCCAGCGGTGGCCACCAGGTGCCCGGCGCGCCTCTGCTGGCGCGTCCCCTGGAAGGCCCGGAGGCTCCTGCCGGGGAGTGA
- a CDS encoding PepSY domain-containing protein: protein MRLDPPQTNRVFSRARTLRAVGAVVCAVVASAMVTGCGTDGDSVSASATSEAAKVVPHQATTSPSPSGSPSPTELSQEQRKRKDVLDATKITFDKAAKAAVGAVSGSKLVDLELGGLDDDDNASGSPSPTGSPSPTNSPSPTGSPSPTGSPSPTGSASDPEWVAEVAEKDGTAHTVRINAVTGKVLDTTEDDNQDADDKSRLADMIGKATQTPEQAAKVATDKQKGWVTSIGLEENDDDVLVWQVDVVDSSWNQTDFEIDAAKGTIVGEVTEETEGN from the coding sequence ATGAGACTTGATCCCCCACAGACGAACCGTGTCTTCTCGCGTGCCCGCACGCTCCGTGCGGTCGGCGCCGTCGTGTGCGCCGTCGTCGCCTCGGCGATGGTGACGGGCTGCGGAACGGACGGTGACTCCGTCTCGGCGTCGGCGACTTCGGAGGCCGCGAAGGTCGTGCCGCACCAGGCGACCACCAGCCCGTCCCCCTCCGGCAGCCCGTCCCCGACCGAGCTGAGCCAGGAGCAGCGGAAGCGGAAGGACGTGCTCGACGCCACGAAGATCACCTTCGACAAGGCGGCCAAGGCCGCGGTGGGCGCGGTCTCGGGCAGCAAGCTGGTCGACTTGGAGCTCGGCGGCCTCGACGACGACGACAACGCCAGTGGCAGCCCGAGTCCGACCGGCAGCCCGAGCCCGACGAACAGCCCCAGTCCGACCGGCAGCCCCAGCCCGACGGGCAGCCCGAGCCCTACCGGCAGCGCCAGTGACCCCGAGTGGGTCGCGGAAGTCGCGGAGAAGGACGGCACCGCGCACACCGTCCGGATCAACGCCGTCACCGGGAAGGTCCTGGACACCACCGAGGACGACAACCAGGACGCCGACGACAAGAGCCGGCTCGCCGACATGATCGGCAAGGCCACCCAGACACCGGAGCAGGCGGCGAAGGTGGCCACCGACAAGCAGAAGGGCTGGGTCACCTCCATCGGGCTGGAGGAGAACGACGACGACGTCCTCGTCTGGCAGGTGGACGTCGTGGACTCCTCCTGGAACCAGACCGACTTCGAAATCGACGCGGCCAAGGGAACGATCGTCGGTGAAGTGACCGAGGAGACCGAAGGAAACTGA
- a CDS encoding ATP-binding protein, giving the protein MGNPPAVTTSFIGRSGELDLTERALDEHRLVTLTGPGGIGKSRLALHVADRIAARYAGGVCWADLSHLHGDASLTTAVCDAVGLLDHSRRRPVEALSEWLADQRLLLVLDCCERVLTACRDLVERLLAAAPGLSVLATSREPLDVAGEYAVDVPPLATGSDAQRLFRERAALTAPARRLDAPGAAAAVVEICRHLEGIPLAVELAAARLRESEAEELLELLGSRLDTLVDDTTWPRRHRALRTTVGWSHELCTPLERLLWARLSVFHGGIRLTDAQVVCSGGPLTTDEVARGLERLAAQSVLQRDGAGYRMLDTLREYGAMWLRELAEDGVLADRHAVHFADVADQSHRGWLSTRQLARYRRMDESHTDLSAALDHLLVASPALALRMAGQAGLFWSCCGHLHQARSYLERVLALHPGGGRDRTRALWALGVTLTLQGDHGTASEVGEECARSAREDADAESILSAAHTVSFNHLMAGRPQAALAVSDGALRELPVEPAAAPSVLRCRVIRLFALTALGRLDEAYEDAVGLQLISLEYGDRWARGYADHQLALIHMMHGRPQDAEAHARAMLASKHQLRDSLGIALALDLLAGAIAAQGDGVGAARTLGTGQTFWRMVGHPHRGTPELGAIRDRWELLAREAAGHSAYETAYDRALKDTAEHGLAHALRPERHQA; this is encoded by the coding sequence ATGGGCAACCCACCCGCCGTCACGACCAGTTTCATCGGCAGAAGCGGTGAGCTGGACCTGACCGAGCGGGCACTGGACGAACACCGGCTGGTCACTCTCACGGGCCCCGGCGGCATAGGCAAGAGCCGGCTCGCGCTCCATGTGGCGGACCGAATAGCCGCTCGCTACGCGGGCGGCGTGTGCTGGGCCGATCTCTCGCACCTGCACGGCGACGCGTCACTGACGACCGCCGTATGCGACGCGGTCGGTCTGCTGGACCACAGCCGGCGCCGCCCCGTGGAAGCGCTCAGCGAATGGCTCGCGGACCAGCGGCTGCTGCTCGTCCTGGACTGTTGCGAACGGGTTCTGACGGCCTGCCGTGATCTGGTGGAACGGCTGCTCGCCGCGGCGCCGGGGCTGAGTGTGCTCGCCACCAGCCGGGAACCCCTGGACGTCGCGGGCGAGTACGCGGTGGACGTACCGCCTCTGGCCACCGGGAGCGACGCTCAACGCCTTTTCCGCGAACGGGCCGCGCTCACCGCCCCGGCCCGGCGGCTCGACGCGCCGGGGGCGGCGGCCGCCGTGGTCGAGATCTGCCGGCACCTCGAAGGCATCCCGCTGGCCGTCGAACTCGCTGCTGCCCGGCTGCGGGAGTCGGAAGCGGAGGAGCTCCTGGAACTGCTCGGTTCGCGGCTCGACACACTCGTGGACGACACGACCTGGCCCAGGCGTCACCGGGCGCTGCGCACGACGGTCGGCTGGAGCCACGAACTCTGCACGCCGCTCGAACGGCTGCTGTGGGCCCGGCTCTCCGTCTTCCACGGAGGGATCCGGCTGACGGACGCACAGGTGGTCTGCTCCGGCGGGCCGCTCACCACGGACGAGGTGGCACGTGGCCTGGAGAGACTCGCCGCGCAGTCGGTGCTCCAGCGGGACGGCGCCGGCTACCGCATGCTCGACACGCTGCGCGAGTACGGTGCCATGTGGCTGAGGGAACTGGCGGAGGACGGGGTGCTCGCCGACCGGCACGCCGTGCATTTCGCCGATGTCGCGGACCAGTCGCACCGAGGGTGGCTGAGCACCCGTCAGCTCGCGCGCTACCGGCGGATGGACGAGAGCCACACGGACCTGTCGGCCGCTCTGGACCACCTCCTGGTGGCCTCCCCCGCCTTGGCTCTGCGCATGGCGGGGCAGGCCGGACTGTTCTGGAGCTGCTGCGGTCACCTTCACCAGGCGCGTTCGTACCTGGAACGGGTACTCGCCCTGCACCCGGGCGGCGGCAGGGACAGGACCCGGGCCCTGTGGGCCCTCGGCGTCACCCTCACCCTCCAAGGGGACCACGGGACGGCGTCGGAGGTCGGGGAGGAGTGTGCCCGTTCCGCGCGGGAGGACGCGGATGCCGAATCGATCCTTTCCGCCGCGCACACGGTGAGCTTCAACCACCTCATGGCGGGCCGGCCGCAGGCGGCGCTGGCGGTGAGCGACGGCGCGCTGCGGGAGCTGCCGGTGGAACCCGCCGCCGCTCCGTCCGTCCTCCGCTGCCGGGTGATACGGCTCTTCGCGTTGACGGCCCTGGGCAGGCTCGACGAGGCGTACGAGGACGCCGTCGGGCTCCAGCTGATCAGTCTGGAGTACGGGGACCGCTGGGCGCGCGGCTACGCGGACCACCAGCTGGCGCTCATACACATGATGCACGGCCGGCCGCAGGACGCGGAGGCCCATGCCCGCGCCATGCTCGCCAGCAAGCATCAGCTCCGGGACAGTCTGGGGATCGCGCTCGCTCTCGATCTGCTCGCCGGCGCCATCGCCGCCCAGGGCGACGGTGTGGGCGCGGCACGCACCCTGGGGACGGGGCAGACCTTCTGGCGGATGGTCGGCCACCCCCACCGCGGCACTCCGGAGCTGGGAGCGATCCGCGACCGGTGGGAACTCCTCGCACGCGAGGCGGCCGGCCACTCGGCGTACGAGACGGCCTACGACCGGGCGCTCAAGGACACCGCGGAGCACGGACTGGCCCACGCGTTGCGCCCCGAGCGACACCAGGCGTGA
- a CDS encoding quinone oxidoreductase family protein produces the protein MHAIQVRSTGGPEVLEYVEVPDPAAAEGRLLLDVEAAGVNFVDTLVTDGTYPAPSGHPFVPGTEVVARTEDGRRVLAKVRSGYAERVSADPATVVGLPEELDAGQALSLLTQGLTAWHLLKSAARLMPGESVVVHAAAGGVGNLAVQLAREFGAGRVVAVASTPEKRAAALEAGADEAVEYPLAGKADIVLDASGGAYFDQGLASLAEHGRIVTYGNASRSAPAPLDTGRLLMLNASVTGFQLGRSLSRPGAFSTALGELLDLTVKGRLKPLSGGVRPLAEARRAHEDLLARRTMGKLVLRP, from the coding sequence ATGCACGCGATCCAAGTCCGCAGTACCGGCGGCCCCGAGGTTCTGGAGTACGTCGAGGTGCCCGATCCCGCCGCGGCGGAGGGGCGGTTGCTGCTCGACGTCGAAGCGGCCGGCGTGAACTTCGTGGACACCCTGGTCACCGACGGTACGTACCCCGCCCCGAGCGGCCATCCGTTCGTTCCCGGTACGGAGGTCGTCGCGCGCACCGAGGACGGCCGGCGGGTCCTGGCGAAGGTGCGGTCCGGATACGCGGAGCGGGTGAGCGCCGATCCCGCCACCGTGGTCGGCCTTCCCGAGGAACTCGACGCCGGGCAGGCGCTGTCGCTGCTGACCCAGGGGCTCACCGCCTGGCACCTGCTGAAGTCGGCGGCCCGGCTGATGCCCGGTGAGAGCGTGGTGGTGCACGCCGCCGCCGGAGGCGTGGGCAATCTGGCGGTCCAGCTGGCGCGGGAGTTCGGCGCGGGACGGGTGGTGGCGGTGGCGTCGACGCCCGAGAAGCGTGCAGCCGCTCTGGAGGCGGGGGCCGACGAGGCGGTGGAGTACCCGCTCGCCGGGAAGGCGGACATCGTGCTGGACGCCTCCGGGGGCGCGTACTTCGACCAGGGGCTCGCCTCGCTGGCGGAGCACGGCAGGATCGTCACCTACGGCAACGCCTCCAGGTCCGCTCCGGCGCCGCTGGACACGGGCCGGCTCCTGATGCTGAACGCGTCGGTGACCGGGTTCCAGCTGGGCAGGTCGCTGTCCCGTCCGGGCGCCTTCTCGACGGCGCTCGGTGAGCTTCTCGACCTGACCGTCAAAGGCCGGCTGAAGCCCCTTTCCGGCGGTGTCCGTCCGCTGGCCGAGGCCCGGCGGGCGCACGAGGACCTGCTCGCACGGCGCACCATGGGCAAGCTGGTCCTGCGGCCCTGA